A window of Ignicoccus hospitalis KIN4/I contains these coding sequences:
- a CDS encoding restriction endonuclease: MNFKVYLSIKKLLSEGCSELPAAWAAELKLLDCYEDGGKVCCPSPEEVALWAVIRGVMGEHEAASYLNWKAFESYVARALEEAGFETLKNVRVRAGDKLAEFDVIGYDGDKVIVVECKRWSAFRRSALLKVAEEHKAKVERAAYWLAKLGKRALPVVVTLRGTPIREGALIVPIKSFKGFIEEVDLAFLEGPVVTLSSSRS; encoded by the coding sequence TTGAACTTCAAGGTTTACCTCTCGATTAAGAAGCTTTTGAGCGAGGGGTGCTCGGAGCTCCCCGCGGCGTGGGCGGCGGAGCTCAAGCTCTTGGACTGTTACGAGGACGGGGGGAAGGTGTGTTGTCCCTCCCCCGAGGAAGTGGCCCTCTGGGCAGTTATCAGGGGAGTAATGGGCGAGCACGAGGCCGCGAGCTACCTCAACTGGAAGGCCTTCGAATCTTACGTAGCTAGGGCGCTCGAGGAGGCGGGCTTCGAGACGCTGAAGAACGTGAGGGTCAGGGCGGGCGACAAGCTGGCGGAGTTCGACGTTATAGGCTACGACGGGGACAAGGTGATAGTGGTGGAGTGTAAGAGGTGGAGCGCCTTCCGGAGGTCTGCCCTCTTGAAGGTCGCGGAGGAACACAAGGCGAAAGTCGAGAGGGCCGCTTACTGGTTGGCCAAGCTCGGAAAGAGGGCGCTGCCGGTGGTGGTAACCCTAAGGGGGACCCCGATAAGGGAAGGGGCTCTGATAGTTCCCATAAAATCGTTTAAGGGGTTTATCGAAGAAGTGGACTTGGCTTTCCTAGAGGGCCCCGTGGTGACGCTCAGCAGCTCACGTTCATGA
- a CDS encoding phosphoribosyltransferase, whose product MGKIIYDPSLSERVKVYKDRRHAGRVLGSFMKSHSLIPDLIMAIPAGGVPVALEVAKVLGVKMDIIIVKKVLYPWTTEAGFGAVGPLGTVVLGPSPLSEEEVKLQLAEALKKVEERERLLRKGKPYPDLTGLTVAVVDDGIAAGYTMLAAVEAVRKMGAREVWAAAPTASVDGAERVARKADLVIVPNLRSGPYFAVAEAYEVWYDLDEEEVLQLLEEAKSLGLLL is encoded by the coding sequence TAAGGTTTACAAGGACAGGAGGCACGCCGGGAGGGTCCTTGGCTCCTTCATGAAGTCTCACTCCCTAATCCCAGACCTAATAATGGCCATACCGGCCGGCGGCGTCCCCGTGGCCTTAGAGGTCGCGAAGGTATTGGGAGTTAAGATGGACATTATTATAGTGAAGAAGGTCTTGTACCCTTGGACTACGGAGGCGGGCTTCGGCGCGGTGGGCCCCTTGGGGACCGTGGTCTTGGGCCCCAGCCCCCTCAGCGAGGAGGAGGTTAAGCTTCAGCTGGCTGAGGCCTTGAAGAAGGTGGAGGAGAGGGAGAGGCTGTTGAGGAAGGGGAAGCCCTACCCGGACCTCACCGGCTTGACGGTCGCGGTGGTGGACGACGGCATAGCCGCGGGCTACACCATGTTGGCTGCGGTGGAGGCGGTGAGGAAGATGGGGGCGAGGGAGGTGTGGGCAGCAGCGCCCACAGCCAGCGTGGACGGCGCCGAGAGGGTGGCCCGGAAGGCGGACTTGGTGATAGTTCCCAACTTGAGGAGCGGGCCCTACTTCGCGGTGGCGGAAGCCTACGAGGTCTGGTACGACCTGGACGAAGAGGAAGTCCTCCAACTATTAGAGGAGGCTAAAAGCTTAGGGCTACTTTTGTAA
- a CDS encoding purine-nucleoside phosphorylase: MKPQHLTAKPGEVAEKVVVVGDPARARDVANKFLEDVKLVSENRELLVFTGTYKGSRVSVAVHGIGAPSAAIVIEELAMLGAKEVVRLGTAGSMKKEIDVKDAVVVTGAAHYCGGTLGVYAPNVCLPNSPDPWLTVKLYEKAKEVGLRVHYGPVVSNDAFYAESPDFVEFWTKRGVVAVEMECATLFALGWMRGLRTGALVVIADSLVDPNKKDLLHHEELADAMDKAARAVLEALTS, from the coding sequence TTGAAGCCCCAACACTTGACCGCCAAGCCGGGAGAGGTGGCCGAGAAGGTAGTCGTGGTCGGCGACCCCGCGAGGGCCAGGGACGTGGCTAACAAGTTCTTGGAGGATGTCAAACTGGTGAGCGAGAACAGAGAGTTGCTGGTCTTCACCGGCACCTACAAGGGGAGTAGGGTGAGCGTGGCGGTCCACGGCATAGGTGCACCTTCTGCCGCGATAGTGATTGAGGAGCTCGCCATGCTTGGGGCTAAGGAAGTGGTTAGGTTGGGGACGGCCGGGAGCATGAAGAAGGAAATAGACGTGAAGGACGCGGTCGTGGTCACCGGGGCGGCGCACTACTGCGGGGGCACCTTGGGCGTCTACGCGCCAAACGTGTGCTTGCCCAACTCCCCGGACCCGTGGCTTACCGTGAAGCTGTACGAGAAGGCTAAAGAGGTCGGGCTGAGGGTCCACTATGGCCCCGTGGTAAGCAACGACGCCTTCTACGCTGAAAGCCCGGACTTCGTGGAGTTCTGGACTAAGAGGGGGGTGGTGGCGGTGGAGATGGAGTGTGCCACGCTCTTCGCCTTGGGCTGGATGAGGGGTTTAAGGACCGGGGCCTTAGTAGTAATAGCCGACAGCTTAGTAGACCCCAACAAGAAGGACCTCCTCCACCACGAGGAGCTCGCGGACGCCATGGACAAGGCCGCGAGGGCGGTGCTGGAGGCGCTCACCTCTTGA